In the Pygocentrus nattereri isolate fPygNat1 chromosome 19, fPygNat1.pri, whole genome shotgun sequence genome, one interval contains:
- the si:ch211-178n15.1 gene encoding uncharacterized protein si:ch211-178n15.1 translates to MQSEKAATGRPVLHPAQDYCHLCLLRGPALPYGQEHMDGPCLSPVDSVNPVLWRGDLPVPFLSEVGMAEDSMGYPDHCVPQRRHIYLGPSHYPVPESCSPPCYLWREVRACRWDWPPDPRLVPCACVWERHRDYRCTRQRYHPEMPPHIFNGSPIPQLPPAKVRGQRYYREARYVSEEHYWDCVSESYHRDAHSQGPDWDNLDTSGYNGHCEKRHVRFEGHDDGNRCNSADISGPSSPAKTHCNGSLAFFSTEVPQSKFWRSRTSGPRLPVSKAQRGETKQDQAGRTEDCRSQDNQRKNQGTVREQIKQVVTELEDVLGGLKQVQLEMKEVVQQIDILTSNIDLGQEEQGPCNRPPQDPRHQGNRFGVVALVHNSNGDMELTQRDSARPGIRSRTIHSLSDHSIAAVAASCDNSHTTTKNYTNPSSPVHSPVAVESAGSREMNHASATETQRTKSTANGDCLRARPPRVKVKDLQHQRSRVDHMAISKNPEPCFPLTTFGLPKTQKPPPYPQNGHAKIPPQDSSHASNALKIPPYSGKHKQLTSTMV, encoded by the exons ATGCAGTCAGAGAAGGCGGCAACGGGACGGCCTGTCCTCCATCCAGCCCAGGACTACTGCCACCTTTGCTTGCTCCGGGGACCAGCACTACCCTATGGGCAGGAGCACATGGATGGACCATGCCTGTCTCCAGTGGACAGTGTAAACCCAGTCTTGTGGAGGGGGGATTTGCCTGTTCCCTTTCTTTCAGAGGTAGGAATGGCTGAGGATAGCATGGGGTACCCAGACCATTGTGTACCCCAGAGAAGGCACATCTACCTGGGACCAAGCCACTACCCTGTACCTGAGAGTTGTAGCCCTCCTTGCTACTTGTGGAGGGAGGTAAGGGCTTGTAGATGGGACTGGCCCCCAGACCCCCGGCTGGTCCCTTGTGCATGTGTCTGGGAAAGACACAGGGACTACAGGTGCACAAGGCAACGGTACCATCCTGAGATGCCACCACACATCTTCAATGGCAGCCCCATTCCACAGCTCCCACCAGCTAAGGTCAGAGGTCAGCGATATTACAGAGAAGCCCGGTATGTGTCAGAGGAGCATTATTGGGATTGTGTAAGTGAGAGCTACCACAGGGATGCACATTCACAGGGACCTGACTGGGACAATCTTGACACCTCTGGATACAATGGGCATTGTGAAAAAAGACATGTCAGGTTTGAGGGTCATGATGATGGGAACAGATGCAACAGCGCAGATATTAGTGGACCAAGCAGTCCTGCCAAAACACATTGTAATGGATCCCTGGCCTTCTTTTCCACAGAGGTACCACAGAGCAAGTTCTGGAGGTCCAGGACATCAGGTCCCAGGCTACCAGTGAGCAAAGCCCAGAGAGGAGAAACCAAGCAGGATCAAGCAGGAAGGACAGAGGACTGTAGAAGTCAGGATAACCAGAGGAAAAACCAAGGAACAGTGCGGGAACAGATCAAACAGGTGGTCACAGAGTTGGAAGATGTGCTTGGTGGGCTGAAACAGGTTCAATTGGAGATGAAAGAG GTGGTCCAACAAATTGACATTCTGACCTCAAACATCGACCTTGGTCAGGAAGAGCAAGGTCCATGCAATAGACCGCCACAGGATCCCAGGCACCAAGGCAACCGTTTTGGAGTTGTGGCGCTTGTCCATAACTCAAATGGAGATATGGAATTAACACAAAGAGACAGTGCTCGGCCAGGTATCAGATCGCGAACTATCCATTCCCTGTCAGACCACAGCATAGCTGCAGTGGCTGCCTCTTGTGACAACAGCCACACAACCACAAAGAACTATACAAACCCGTCCTCTCCTGTCCACAGTCCTGTTGCTGTTGAGTCTGCAGGCAGCAGGGAAATGAATCATGCTTCTgcaacagaaacacagaggaCTAAGAGCACTGCCAATGGAGACTGCCTGCGAGCCAGACCTCCCAGAGTCAAAGTGAAAGATCTCCAGCATCAAAGAAGCAGAGTGGATCATATGGCCATCTCAAAAAATCCCGAAccctgttttcctctgacaacctTTGGCTTGCCTAAGACCCAAAAACCCCCACCATATCCCCAGAATGGACATGCCAAAATACCCCCTCAAGATTCAAGCCATGCTTCAAATGCCCTGAAGATACCCCCTTACTCTGGAAAACATAAGCAGTTAACTTCCACCATGGTGTAA